The genomic segment AGATGCCGATGCCCATCGCGCGCAGCGCGTTGAGCCGGTCCACGGTCTGCTCGTCGGGTTGCAGCACCACGCTCTCGGTCAGCTCGAGCACCAGGTGGTCGGCCGGGAACCCGGTCTCGTCGAGGATCGCCCGGATCGTGGGGACCAGGTCGGCCTGCACGACCTGCCGCGCGGACAGGTTGACGCTGAGCCACACGCCTTCGGCGGCGGGGTTCGTGGCCCGCCACCCGGCCGCCTGCCGGCACGCGTCGCGCAGCACCCACTCGCCGATGGGGATCACCGCGCCGGTCTCCTCGGCCAGGTCGATGAAGGCGCCCGGCATCAGCAGCCCGCGGGTGGGGTGGTTCCACCGGACGAGGGCCTCGACGGCCAGCCGCTCGCCGCCGTGCAGGTCGACCACGGGCTGGAAGTGCACGACGAGCTCGTCGTTGTCGACCGCGCGGCGCAGTTCGGCGTCGCGGGCCTGGGTGTCCAGCTCCGGTGTGAAGACGCGGAAGTGGCCGCGGCCGGCGCGCTTGGCCGCATACATGGCGACGTCGGCGTGCGCCATCAGCTGGGTGGCGTCGGAGGTGGTCTCGTCGTGGAACGCCACGCCGATGCTGGCCTCGACGCTGAGCACGAGATCGCCGAAGATCACGGGCGTGCGCAGGGCGTCGACCAGCCGCTGGGCGATGCTCTCGGCAGCGGCCCGGCCGGGCAGGGCGGGCAGCACGACGGCGAACTCGTCGCCGCCGAGCCGGCCCGCGGTGTCGCCGGAACGGATCACGGCGCGCATCGCCGTCGCGACGGCCTGCAGCACGGCGTCGCCGGCTTCGTGCCCGTGCGCGTCGTTGATCGGCTTGAAGCGGTCGAGGTCGATCAGCAGGACGGCGCTGAGCCGGCCCTTGCGCGGCGGCTGCGCGGTCACGTCGGCCAGCCGCTCGGTGATCAGCGCGCGGTTGTAGAGCCCGGTCAGCGGGTCGGTGACGGCCAGGCGCCGGTTCTCGCGCTGGGCGAACATCTGCCGGGCGATGACGAGGCTGGTCAGCACGACCGCGCCGAACATCATCCCGCCCAGGGGGTAGAAGTCCTGCTCGCGGGCGAGGAAGGTCATCAGCCCGTACGCGAGGGCGACCGCACCGTACGGGAGCCAGCCGAGCCGGCCCCGGCGGCCCTGACGCACGCCCTGGCTCAGGGCGTCGTGCTGCAGGCGGCGGTACACAGCCAGCAGCGAGAGGAAGGCGCCCGCGGCCCACAGCACGAACGGCCAGCTGCCGGGCCGGAAGAACACGTTGAACTGCACGTACGCGATGGTGTAGGTGCTGTCGGCGATCACCTTGAGCGCCATCGACCCGCTCAGCAGCCCCACCACGGAGCCGATCTCGGGGCGGCGCAGCAGCAGGGTGATGAATGCGAAGACCAGCAGCAGGTCGAGCACCGGGACGGCGGTCGAGAAGACGAGCACCTCGAGGTCGGCCCCGGGCATCTGCACGAGCGGGCCGATCTCCAGGTACCACAGGGCCATGCAGGCGCCGGCCACGATGATCAGCGAGTCGATGAGCAGCTTGAGGCGCTCGGTCCGGCTGCGGTGCCCGGCCGGCATCACGAGCAGACCGGCCACCACGAACGGGATGGCCGCCGAGTACAGGTAATCGGACACGCCGGGATAGGCGGGCATCTCCGGCAGATAGTTCCTGGCCAGCGAGGCCGCGTGGGCCACGGCCTGCGCGACGAAGGACACCTCGAGCAGGATCCAGGCGCGGCGCTCCCGCCGCTCCAGGCGGCTCGAACGGATCACCCGCCACGCCAGCCCCGCCGTCAGCAGGGTGACGGGCAGGTAGGCCAGGTCGTTGAGCACCTGCGCCTGCGCGTCGTCGCCCCAGCCGGTCACGTACTGGACCAGGATCGCCGCCAGCACGGCCCCCGAACCCCACACGGACGCGGCCAGCAGCCGGGACGGGTGCGCACGCAGTTCTGCCATAACCCCAAGATCGGTGCTGAACGCCCCCGGCTGTGCCCGAACGCGGTTGCGAGCCGGGAGCAAACCCGCTCAGACCGGGACGGTGAAGGCGACCCGGTACCCGCCGCCGGGGCGGGGACCGCACTGCAGGGTGCCACCGGCCAGGCGGGCCCGCTCCCGCATGCCGACCAGGCCGTGCCGGGCCCGGTCGGCGCTCTCGATCCGCGGCGGCGGGCGGGCCGGCACGTCGTTGACGATCTCGACCAGCAGCCACTCGCCGTCGAGCACCACCCGGACGCGCGTGGCGGCGCCCGGCGCGTGCCGGATCACGTTGCTCAGCGACTCCTGCACGATCCGGTACGCGGCCAGGCCCACCGGGCCGGGAACCTCCAGGTCGCCGGGCACGTCGAGGTCGACCGGGACACCGCCGAGGCGGGCCGACGCGGCCAGGTCGCCCAGATGCCGCAGGTCCGGCGCGGGCTGCCGGGCGGCCTCGTCCGTCTCGTCGCGCAGCAGGGCCAGCAGCTGCCGCATCTCGCGCATGGCGGCGCGGGTGCCGGCGGCGATCCGCCCGAACTCGGCCCGGGCGGGCTGGTCGATGTCCGTGATCCGGTACGCGGCCGAGGTCGCCTGCATGTGGATGACCGCCATGGTGTGGGCCACGATGTCGTGCAGCTCGCGGGCGATCCGGTTGCGCTCGGAGACCAGGGCCCGCTGCGCCTGTTCGAGCTCGACGTCGCGGCGGGCGGCGGCCAGCTGACGGTGCACGGCGCCGCGCTGCCGCCAGGCCATCGCGGCGAAGAGCACGAGCATCGAGTTGACCGGGAAGACGATCAGCGTCGCCTCGTCGTCGGTGAACGGGTGGGCGGCCGGGTCGAGCAGCACCAGCACGAGGGTCAGCAGCACGCTCGACCACCAGCTCACGACGGCCGTGCGCCACGGGTGCCGCAGGGCGACCCAGCCGAGGTACACCGCCAGCACCACCAGCGCCGCCTCGGGCAGCGGCCGGGCGCCGCCGGGGCGGGCCCACGCGGACAGGACGACCCCGGCGAACTGCAACAGGGTGCCCAGCCAGGGCCGCCGGACGGCGAGCGGGAACGCGGCGCACTGCGCGATCGCGGCCACCAGCGCGGCCGCCATCACTCGCCCCGCGCGCCCGCGCCGGCCAGGGCGGGCGCGCCGGCCTCGGCGGCCGCCCGGGCCCGGTGGCGGTCCCACAGCCGGCGGGCCAGTTCGCCCAGCCCGGTGATGGTCAGGGCGAGCCCGGCCCCGAGGGCCAGCCCGAGCGCCGGGTCGGACTCGAAAACGGCGCCGCCCAGGTAGCCGATCAGCCCGGAGTACGTGGCCCAGACGGTCGCCGCGATCGCAGTGAACAGCGAGAACCGGGCCAACGGGTAGCCCGTCACGCCGCCGGCGGTGACGATCGCGGTGCGGCCGCCGGGCACGAAACGGCCCGCGATGATCAGCGCTCCCCCACGGCGGTGCAGGTGCGGGCCGGCCTTGTCGGCGAGCCGGGCCAGCCGGCGGCGCCGGCGCATCTGCCGGCCGAGGGCGTAGCCGATGTGGTCGCCGATGAAGGCGCCCACGGCGGCCAGCACGATGATCAGCGGCAGGGACGGGATGCCTGACACGGCGAAGACGGCGGCCGCGATCACGACCGTCTCCGACGGGACGATCGGCAGGAACGCGTCGAGCAGGGCCAGCACGAGGACGGCCAGGTAGATGACGGGCGAGGTCAGCACGCCTTCGATCCAGTGCATCACCACCGGGATCGCTCCTCCGCCTCGAGCACCCACGCGCACAGCCCGACGACCATGAGCACGAGCGCGAGCAGGATCCGTTCGGCCAGACCCGCGTACGGGGGAAGGCTTTGCCCGAGCAGCACCGCGGGCCCGTTGACGACGGCGAACGCGAGGCACGCGGCCGAGGCCGACCACCCCGCCACCCGCAGCGCCCGGACCCGCCCGGTCACCTCGCGGCGCGCGGCCGGACGGGCCACGAGCAGGGCGATGAGCGGCGGGAGGGCAGCCGTCGCGCCCGCACCGACCCGGTGGATCACGGCCGCGACGCCGGGCTCGGAGCCGGGCAGGTTGGTGGGGAAGACGGCCAGCGCCAGCAGCGACACCGACCACACCCCCAGCAGCACGGTGAGCAGCCCCGGCCGGGGCAGCGCGCGCCGGGCGCCGGCCAGCAGACAGGCCCCCGCCGCGGCCAGCCCGCACGCGGCCAGGGCGAGCAGCACGGCGCCGGGCACTGTCGAGACCGAGTCGCTGAGCATCTGGTTCATCGGGTCGACGTGACCCACCACCAGCAGCCCCGCCCCGGCCACCGTGGCCAGGGCCAGGCTGAGCTGGGTGTGGCGATACCAGCGGCTCGTCGCGGCCCGGACCGTCGCGGTGGTCACGCGGCGACCTCGTCGAGGGTGCGCATCAGATGGTGCCCTTTCGCTGGTGGTAGCGCTTCATGGCCAGGTGGAACAGGAAGACCGGCACGGCGACGGCCCCGGTCAGCAGGAAGATCCCGCCGGGCCGGGCGAGCAGGCCGGAGAGCTGCGTGCCGAGCAGCGCGCCGAGACCGATCAGGAGCAGACCCCGTACGGCGGCGGTGGCCCCGGCCCAGGCCGCGAACCGGCGGTAGGAGATGCGCTGCAGCCCGGCCCAGATGAACGCGGGCAACGCCACGACGTCGACGATCTTGGCCGTGATGACCAGGCGCGGCAGCGGGACCTCGGCCGGCCGGCCCAGTTTGATCCTGCGCAGCCACCGGGCCACCCAGGGCCGGCGCGCGCTGCGGCCGATCAGGTAGAGCAGGGTGTCGCCGAGGACCTCGGCCAGCACGACGATCAGCCAGATGGGCCAGAACGTGGCCGCCCCGGCCGCCACGAGCGTGCCCGCGGTGATCGTCGCGGCCGGCCCCTCCAGCAGCACGAGGGGTCCGAGCACCAGGTAGGGGTGCTCGAGCACGGCCTGTGTCAGATCCATGCCCAGAAGGTTCGCGGTCCGGTGGCGCCCCGGGCGTCCCTCCGCGGGGCTCTTCGCCGTAGCTCCGTCGTAGGGGGTCGGCTGGTCCGGACGTATGACGCGTACCGTCGCGGAGGTGAGAACGGCATCGCGCACCCGGCTGCTGATCGTCGGGGCGGTCGCGGGCTTCCTGCTGGTCGTGACGTCGCTGCTGATGACCTCGGTCTACGACGTGCCGTTGCTGATCTCGTACGCCGCCGCCACCGCCCAGTGCGTGGCCCTGCCCCTGGCCCTGCGCCGCCCGTGGCCCGCGCTGCTCCTGCAACTGGCCGGGGTGGCCGCGTTCAGCCTGGGCAAGCCGGGGGTGGAGGGGTTGTGGCCGCTCCCGCTGCCGGTGATGGTGCTGCTGATCGCACACGTCGGGCTGATCGGGGCGACCCGGCCCTGGCGCGACGCCGTGATCACCTGGTGGGCCAGCGCGCTGACCGGCATCGTGCTGGTGCTGACCGACCCGCAGCACCGGCCGCTCGACGAGGCCGATCTCCCCCTGATCCTGTACGCGCTGACGTCGCTGCTGGCCGTCTTCGGCGCGATCGCCTGGAACCAGCGGGGAGCCGCCCGCCGCCAGCTGGCCGAGGTACGACACGACGTCGAGCTTGAACAGGCCCAGCGGGCCCTCGTCGAGGAGCGCAACCGGATCGCCCGCGAGCTGCACGACGTGGTCGCGCACAGCATGTCGGTCATCCACATGCAGGCCACGTCGGCGGCCTACCGGATCAAGGACATCGATCCCGAGGCGAAGCAGGAGTTCGGCCGGATCGCCGCGGGCACCCGCACCGCCCTGCACGAGATGCGGCAGTTGCTGGCCCTGCTGCGCGACGAGGACGCCGACCGCGAACTCGCGCCCGTGCCCGACCTCGAGCACCTGGGCGAGCTGACCGCCTCGGCCCGCCGCGGCGGCATCCCGGTCGAGCTGACCGTCACCGGCGACCTGGCCGCCGCGGACCTGCCCGACACGGTGGGGCTGGCCGCGTACCGGATCGTGCAGGAGTCGCTGAGCAACGTCGTGCGCCACGCCCCGGGTGCGGCGACCCGCGTGACCGTCACGCTCACCGAGGACGACCTGCTCGTCGAGGTCGTCAACGACGCGCCGGCCGAGGAGCCGCAGCCGATCGAGGCCGGCGCGCGGGCCAGTCACGGGCTGGTCGGCATGCGCGAACGGGCCCGGCTGGCCGGCGGAACCGTGGAGACCGGGCCCCGGCCCGGCGGCGGCGGTTACCGGGTCGCGGCTCGGTTCCCTCTTGTCTGAGCGGCTATCCTCGATGCCACGTTGTGCTCGGCGCCTCGGGAGGGTGATCACGGTGCATCCGGTCTAGCGACCGCCCCGGCCCGGGGCGGCACGGAGCCGGAAGGCGCCCGTATGAGCAGGACCGACAAGACCCGCCCGTGGTGGGTCCAGATGGCTGACGCCCCGATGGTGGCGTGCAAGCCGCACCACGATCACCGGTTCGGGCCGTGCACGCTGCCCGACAAGATCACCCGCGACAGCGCCGGGCTGGGCGACCACCGCCCGGGCTGCTCCTGGCAAGGCACCGAGTCGTACTGGTATCGCCGCTGCGAGAGCGCAGGGGCCCGCGAGTGGGCGTTCTGGCGGCGTACGGAGAACCGGCGGGATCGCCACCGGGCCCGGCAGGCCCTCAGAGCCATCCCGCGCGACGCAACAGACGGTGCAGGGTGAACGCGCTGACGAACAGCAGCGCCATCACGATCGGGTAGCCGTAGTGCGAGTTCAGCTCGGGCATGTGCGTGAAGTTCATGCCGTAGATGCCGGCGATGGCGGTCGGCAGCGCGGCGATCGCGGCCCATGAGGCGATCTTGCGCATGTCGTTGTTCTGCTCCACGGTCAGCTGGGCCAGGCGGGCCTGGAGCAGGGCATTGAGCACGTCGTCGAAGGCCACCACCTGCTCGACGGCGGCGGTGTGGTGGTCGGCCACGTCGCTGAAATAGCGGCGGATCTCCTTGGGCAGCTCCTTGCCGGCCAGCGCGGCCAGCGGGCGCTGCAACGGCAGCACCGCCGCTTTGAACTTCATCAGCTGGCGTTTGAGCTGGTAGATCTGCTCGACGGTGACCGGGGTGCCGGGGGCGAACACCTCGGCCTCGGTCAGCTCGATGTCGGTCTGCAGGGCGGCCGCGATGTCGACGTACGCGTCGACCAGCCGGTCCAGGATCGCGTGGACCACCGCCCACGGCCCCTGGGCCAGCGCGCGGGGGTCGGCGCTGAGGTCGGCGCGCAGCGAGCTGAGCTCCATCACGGTGCCCTGCCGGACGGTGATCACGAAGTGCGGGCCGGCGAAGAGCCGGACGAACCCGGTGCTGACGATCTCGCTGGTCGCCGTGAGCCGCTCGTGCTCGACGTACTGCGCGGCCCGGACGACGAAGAACATCACGTCCTCGTACCGCTCGATCTTGACCCGCTGCTCGCGGTGCAGGATGTCCTCGACGGCCAGCGGGTGCAGCCCGAACACCTCGGCCACCCGGCTCAGCGCGGCCTCGGTGGGCTCGTGCAGGCCCAGCCAGACGAACGCGCCCTCCTGCTCCCGGGCCCGCGCGTAGAGCCCGGCCAGGTCGGCCGCGGGCCCCGGGTCCTCGACGGCGATCCCGTCGACGAACAGCCCGCAGCCGACGATCGCCGTGTGATCGGCCCGCCCGCGGCCCACCGGCCGCGGCGGCTGCCAGGTGCGTCGGCCGTCCACGATCCCCCTCACCCCCGCCCGGAGCCTACTGCGCCCGGGTGACGCCTCAGCCGGGCAGGACCAGCTCGGCCAGGCGCTCGATCTCGTCCGGGTCGTCGGTCGCGGGGTGCAGGATCCGCTCGTCGCCGCCGATGTGCCTCGTCGCCGAGACCGGCCGCGATTCACCCGTGCTGCGCGAACTGCTCCGCAACGCCCACGCGATCGGTGACTACTGCGGGGCGCCGCCCAAGATCGCAGGTGCGGTATAACTGCCTGATGCGCTCCGCCCGTCCGCACCCGGCGCGGACCGTGACGGTGGCGTTCCTGGGCGCGGTCATGGTCGGCACGGCGATCCTGCTGCTGCCGGTGTCCCGGGCCGGGCCGGAGTCGCCGTCACTGCTGACCGCGTTCTTCACCGCCACCTCGGCCATCACCACCTCCGGCATGACGGTGGTCGACACGGCCACGTACTGGTCCGATTTCGGGCACGTGCTGCTGGCCGTGCTGACCCAAGCCGGCGGATTCGGGATCACCACGATCGCGACGCTGGCCGGCCTGCTCGTGTCGCAGCGGCTGGGGCTGCGGGGCCGGATGATGACCGGGGTCGAGACCAACACCGGGCTGGCCCACGGCGACGTGCGGCAGGTGCTCGTGCTGGCCGCGATCGTCATGTTCGCGAGCGAGACCGTGATCGCCACGATCTTCGCCACCCGGCTTCACCTGGCCTACGACGTACCGCTGGGTCAGGCGATCGGGGAAGGCGTGTTCAACGCCGTCCAAGCGTTCAACAACTGCGGCTTCTCGCTGCGCAGCGACGGGCTGACCAGCTTCGTCAGCGACTGGTGGGTCTGCGTCCCGCTGACCCTGGGCGTGATCGTCGGCGGCATCGGCGTGCCCGTGCTCTACGAGATCGGCCGGCAGACGCGCCGCCCGGCCGCCTGGACGACCCACACCAGGCTCACCGTGGGCGGCACGCTGGTGCTGCTCGTGGCCGGCTTCGTCGCGGTGCTGGGCTTCGAGTGGGGCAACGACGAGACGCTGGGGCCGCTCGGCGTACCGGGGAAGATCCTCGCGGCCTTCGTGCAGGGCACGATCCCCCGTTCCGGCGGCTTCAACACGGTCGACTTCGGCGCGGTGAACGAGGACACGTCGGCCATCATCGTCGGTCTGATGTTCATCGGCGGCGGCAGCGCGAGCACCGCCGGCGGCATCAAAGTGACGACGTTCTTCCTGCTCGCGTACGTGATCTGGACCGAGGTGCGGGGCGAACACGACGTCGTCATCGGGCGCCGCCGCATCGCCGAAGCCACCCAGCGCCAAGCCACGGCGGTCGCCCTGCTCGGCGTGGCCACCGTCGCCACCGGCACGCTGGTGCTGCTGGCCATGACCGACGGGGTGCCGTTCGACCGGGCCCTGTTCGAGGTCATGTCGGCCTTCAGCACCAGCGGCCTGACCACCGGGCTCACCGCCGAACTGACCACCGCCGGGCAGCTCGTGCTGAGTGCGATGATGTTCATCGGCCGGGTCGGAACGGTCGCCGTGGCGTCCGCGCTGGCCCTCAACACCCGGCACCGCTTGTACCGCTATCCCGAGGAGCGACCCATCGTTGGCTGAGGACATCGCACAGGACGACAACATCGTCGTGATCGGGCTGGGCCGGTTCGGCGGGCAGGTGGCCGACTCGCTGCTGCAACTCGGCCACGAGGTGCTCGGCGTCGACGAGAACCCCGAACTGGTGCAGCAGTGGTCGGACAAACTGACCCACGTCGTGCAGGCCGACTCCACCGACGAGGACGCGTTGCTGCAGGTCGGCATCAAGGAATTCACGCGCGCCGTGGTCGGCATCGGCAACGACATCGAAGCCAGCGTGCTGACCGTGCTTACCCTGCACGAACTGGGCATCCGCGAGATCTGGGCCAAGGCCGTCTCGGCCAAGCACGGCCGCATCCTGCGCTCCGTCGGCGCCCACCACGTCATCTACCCCGAGGCCACGATGGGCGAACGGGTGGCCAATCTGATCGCCAGCCGCATGCTCGACTTCATCGCGTTCGACGACGGCTTCGCCATCGCCAAGACCCGCGCCCCGCGTCACGCGGCCGGCCGCACCCTGGCCGACCTGGCCGTGCGCACCCAATACGGCATCACGGTCGTCGGCATCAAAACCCACGGCACCGACTTCCTGTACGCCGCCCCCGAGACGGTCGTGCCCGAGAACGCCGAACTGGTGGTGGCGGGCAGCACCGAACTCGTCCAGAAGTTCGCCGCCACCACCTGAAAGCAATCAGCCGAAGACGCTCGCAGCGAACTCGTCAGGGGCGCCGCGCGGTGGATCGGCGCCCGTCAAGGACTGACATCGGAGCTGAGACAGTGGACCCGACGCTGCAGGCGGTCCGGAACCATTCCATCGACGTATGGCTCGACGACGCCTTCGCGTCTGCCCCGGAAGGCACAAGGATGCTCGCGGGTCTTCAGAACCTCTACGAATACTTCGAGCTCTTCCCGGACGGTGCGGCGCTTGAAGAAGCGATCCTCGCGCGGCTGTCCGAATCCCCGGACTTGTTCGACGACGGCGAATAAGAATATGGGTGTGCTGTGGCGCGACGTGCTGGTTTCTGATCATGTTGTGGGTAGTGATGGGCTCACCGCCGAGGTCGGCGGCGTCGTGGAGATGTCGCTGCACCTGCACTGCCGGGAGCTGACGCTGCTGGGTAAGGACGAGCCGCCGGGGCCGCGGGTGCCGGAGGGCTACGGCGAGCCGGGGCAGCGGTGGGTTCAGGACCTCGTGGGCCAGGTTGCCGAGGGGCGCAGCGGCATCTGGGCGGACGGCTGGGTGCTCGACGTCGACGGTCTCGCCCTCTACGTCGACGGGACAGCTGTGCCGGAGCCGGGCGGCTGGGTGCGGGCGACCGGCGAGCTCAGCATCGCCGAGGCCTACGAGACGGACGCGTTCGAGCCCGGGGAGGAGCTGGTGCGCAAGGCCGAGCGGTCGTGGCTGGTCCGCCGGATCGTTCGCGTCGACAGGCAGTCGGGCGGGCCGGGGGCACGGCATCGGACACGCCACGTCGAGGTCGACGTCATGCGTTTCGGCCCGGGCCGGCGCCGTGGTGGCTGGTGGACGGTCGGTTATCTGCTCGATCTGGACGGAGCGGCGGCGGCCCCCTGACCGCCGCCGCTGCGCCGGTCAGTCGCGGGTCAGGACGACCTTGCCGGTGACGGTGCCCGATTCGGCCAGGGCCATCGCCTCGGCGGCGCGGCTCAGGGGCAGCGTGGCGGCGATCTGCGGGGTGATCACGCCGTCCGCCAGCAGGCCGAATACCGAGGTCAAGTCCTCGGACAGCCGCTCGCGGAACGTGGCGATTCTCCGGTGACCGGCCCAGAAATTGTAGAACTTGGCGCTTTTGCCGTTGGGCGAGTTGTTCCACATGAACAGCTGGGAGAACAGCTTCATGTAGGCCAGTTGCGCCGAGCCGGGCTCGTCCTTGATGGACGCGATGCCGTACGAGACCAGAGTTCCGCGTTTGTGCAGCAGGTGCCACGACTCTTTGAGGCCTTCGCCGCCCACGTGGTCGAAGACGGCGTCGGCACCGTTGGGAACGAGGTCGGCGATGCGGCGGGCCATGTCGGGGTCGCGGTAGTCGACCGGGGCCGCCCCGAGCTTCTCGACCGCGGTGTGGTGCCGTGACGACGCCGTGCCGATGACGCGGATGCCGGCGTGCCGGGCCAGCTGCACGAGGGTGGAGCCGACGCCGCCGTTGGCGCCGAGGACGACAATCGTTCCCCCCGTACGCACCTCGGCCACCCGGAACAGCATCTGCCACGCGGTGACGCCGTTGACGACCACGGTCTCGGCCGCGGCCGGGTCGATGCCGTCGGGCACGGCGACCAGGTCGGCCGCGTCGACCGGCACGTGGCTGGCCCACGCGCCGACCTTGGTGACCGCGGCGTACCGGCGCCCGGTCAGGCCGGTGGCCACGCCGGGGCCGACGGCGGCCACGGTGCCGACGACGTCGTAGCCGGGGACGAACGGGAACGGGGGCTGGCCGTAGTACTTGCCGCGGCGCATCTGCTGCTCGGCGAACGAGACCCCGGTGGCCTCGGTGTGCAGCACGACCTGGCCGGGACCGGGTGCGGGCAGGTCCCGCGTACGGACCTGCAGCCCGTCGGGGGCCACGAGGCCGGGCAGAACGATTTCGGTCGCGAGGGTCACTGCTTCGTCTTCTTTCTGGACCAGGGGGGAGGTCGTCACTCGGGAAGCTGGTCCTCGTCCGAGTACGGGGTGGTGACGCCCGTGTAGGCGAGATGCATGACCATCCCGTTGGCGCCGTGCTGGAAGTTGTGGCAGTGGTCCATCCAGATGCCGGAGTTGTCGGCCACGAACGCGATCTCGTACACCTGGCCGGGGCCCACGTTGAGCGTGTCGGTCCACCACGGGCTGCCGGTCGCGGGTTCGCCGTTGCGCGAGAGCACCCGTACGCGGTGGCCGTGCAGATGGAACGGGTGGTTGATGATGCTGCGGCTGGCGATCCGCATCGTGACCCGATCGCCCCGCGTGACCTGCAGCGACGGTACGGCCGGGTACAGGCGGCCGTTGATCAGGCTGCTCACGTAGCTCAGCCGGCCCTGACTGAACCCGAACCCGTCGTCCAGGCGCAGGTCGTACGTCCGCTGGTACGACTCGGCGGGCGGGGGTGAGCCGGACCCGTACGAGAGGGGGTCGAACTGCCCGCCGGCGCCGCCCGGCGCCGGTCCGCCGGAGCCGAACGTGAGGGACGTGCCGGCCAGGGCGGCCGTGACCGGTCCGGCCGGCATCGTGAACGTCACGTCGTACCGGCCGCCCGCGGCCAGCGTGAGCGTGGTCCCGGGTTCGAGCGGGGTGGCGCCGGAGACCGTGTTGCCGTCGATGGCGGCCACCCGGAACGGCGTACCGGACACCTGGATCTGCTGGGGCTCCTCCGAGCTGTTGATCGCGCGCAGACGCACGTTCTGCCCGGCCGTGGCGGCCTGGACGGCGGGCCGGTCGTCACGGTCGAGGGCGGTGACGTCGCCGCCGGGCCCGGGCCAGGCGTGGGTGAAGACCGTGCGCCCGAGCTCGCCGGCGGCCGGGCC from the Paractinoplanes abujensis genome contains:
- a CDS encoding putative bifunctional diguanylate cyclase/phosphodiesterase, with the protein product MAELRAHPSRLLAASVWGSGAVLAAILVQYVTGWGDDAQAQVLNDLAYLPVTLLTAGLAWRVIRSSRLERRERRAWILLEVSFVAQAVAHAASLARNYLPEMPAYPGVSDYLYSAAIPFVVAGLLVMPAGHRSRTERLKLLIDSLIIVAGACMALWYLEIGPLVQMPGADLEVLVFSTAVPVLDLLLVFAFITLLLRRPEIGSVVGLLSGSMALKVIADSTYTIAYVQFNVFFRPGSWPFVLWAAGAFLSLLAVYRRLQHDALSQGVRQGRRGRLGWLPYGAVALAYGLMTFLAREQDFYPLGGMMFGAVVLTSLVIARQMFAQRENRRLAVTDPLTGLYNRALITERLADVTAQPPRKGRLSAVLLIDLDRFKPINDAHGHEAGDAVLQAVATAMRAVIRSGDTAGRLGGDEFAVVLPALPGRAAAESIAQRLVDALRTPVIFGDLVLSVEASIGVAFHDETTSDATQLMAHADVAMYAAKRAGRGHFRVFTPELDTQARDAELRRAVDNDELVVHFQPVVDLHGGERLAVEALVRWNHPTRGLLMPGAFIDLAEETGAVIPIGEWVLRDACRQAAGWRATNPAAEGVWLSVNLSARQVVQADLVPTIRAILDETGFPADHLVLELTESVVLQPDEQTVDRLNALRAMGIGISVDDFGTGYAALSYLRTLPVSVLKMDRSFVTGIDTDPGTYAVAEAVVRLAHAYELYVVAEGIETDAQARCLVEMGCTYGQGYHFARPMPGPAMAEYLLERGSAPVAS
- a CDS encoding sensor histidine kinase, which encodes MAAALVAAIAQCAAFPLAVRRPWLGTLLQFAGVVLSAWARPGGARPLPEAALVVLAVYLGWVALRHPWRTAVVSWWSSVLLTLVLVLLDPAAHPFTDDEATLIVFPVNSMLVLFAAMAWRQRGAVHRQLAAARRDVELEQAQRALVSERNRIARELHDIVAHTMAVIHMQATSAAYRITDIDQPARAEFGRIAAGTRAAMREMRQLLALLRDETDEAARQPAPDLRHLGDLAASARLGGVPVDLDVPGDLEVPGPVGLAAYRIVQESLSNVIRHAPGAATRVRVVLDGEWLLVEIVNDVPARPPPRIESADRARHGLVGMRERARLAGGTLQCGPRPGGGYRVAFTVPV
- a CDS encoding DedA family protein, which encodes MHWIEGVLTSPVIYLAVLVLALLDAFLPIVPSETVVIAAAVFAVSGIPSLPLIIVLAAVGAFIGDHIGYALGRQMRRRRRLARLADKAGPHLHRRGGALIIAGRFVPGGRTAIVTAGGVTGYPLARFSLFTAIAATVWATYSGLIGYLGGAVFESDPALGLALGAGLALTITGLGELARRLWDRHRARAAAEAGAPALAGAGARGE
- a CDS encoding DUF998 domain-containing protein: MTTATVRAATSRWYRHTQLSLALATVAGAGLLVVGHVDPMNQMLSDSVSTVPGAVLLALAACGLAAAGACLLAGARRALPRPGLLTVLLGVWSVSLLALAVFPTNLPGSEPGVAAVIHRVGAGATAALPPLIALLVARPAARREVTGRVRALRVAGWSASAACLAFAVVNGPAVLLGQSLPPYAGLAERILLALVLMVVGLCAWVLEAEERSRW
- a CDS encoding DedA family protein, with translation MDLTQAVLEHPYLVLGPLVLLEGPAATITAGTLVAAGAATFWPIWLIVVLAEVLGDTLLYLIGRSARRPWVARWLRRIKLGRPAEVPLPRLVITAKIVDVVALPAFIWAGLQRISYRRFAAWAGATAAVRGLLLIGLGALLGTQLSGLLARPGGIFLLTGAVAVPVFLFHLAMKRYHQRKGTI
- a CDS encoding sensor histidine kinase, giving the protein MRTASRTRLLIVGAVAGFLLVVTSLLMTSVYDVPLLISYAAATAQCVALPLALRRPWPALLLQLAGVAAFSLGKPGVEGLWPLPLPVMVLLIAHVGLIGATRPWRDAVITWWASALTGIVLVLTDPQHRPLDEADLPLILYALTSLLAVFGAIAWNQRGAARRQLAEVRHDVELEQAQRALVEERNRIARELHDVVAHSMSVIHMQATSAAYRIKDIDPEAKQEFGRIAAGTRTALHEMRQLLALLRDEDADRELAPVPDLEHLGELTASARRGGIPVELTVTGDLAAADLPDTVGLAAYRIVQESLSNVVRHAPGAATRVTVTLTEDDLLVEVVNDAPAEEPQPIEAGARASHGLVGMRERARLAGGTVETGPRPGGGGYRVAARFPLV
- a CDS encoding magnesium and cobalt transport protein CorA; translation: MDGRRTWQPPRPVGRGRADHTAIVGCGLFVDGIAVEDPGPAADLAGLYARAREQEGAFVWLGLHEPTEAALSRVAEVFGLHPLAVEDILHREQRVKIERYEDVMFFVVRAAQYVEHERLTATSEIVSTGFVRLFAGPHFVITVRQGTVMELSSLRADLSADPRALAQGPWAVVHAILDRLVDAYVDIAAALQTDIELTEAEVFAPGTPVTVEQIYQLKRQLMKFKAAVLPLQRPLAALAGKELPKEIRRYFSDVADHHTAAVEQVVAFDDVLNALLQARLAQLTVEQNNDMRKIASWAAIAALPTAIAGIYGMNFTHMPELNSHYGYPIVMALLFVSAFTLHRLLRRAGWL
- a CDS encoding TrkH family potassium uptake protein, whose translation is MRSARPHPARTVTVAFLGAVMVGTAILLLPVSRAGPESPSLLTAFFTATSAITTSGMTVVDTATYWSDFGHVLLAVLTQAGGFGITTIATLAGLLVSQRLGLRGRMMTGVETNTGLAHGDVRQVLVLAAIVMFASETVIATIFATRLHLAYDVPLGQAIGEGVFNAVQAFNNCGFSLRSDGLTSFVSDWWVCVPLTLGVIVGGIGVPVLYEIGRQTRRPAAWTTHTRLTVGGTLVLLVAGFVAVLGFEWGNDETLGPLGVPGKILAAFVQGTIPRSGGFNTVDFGAVNEDTSAIIVGLMFIGGGSASTAGGIKVTTFFLLAYVIWTEVRGEHDVVIGRRRIAEATQRQATAVALLGVATVATGTLVLLAMTDGVPFDRALFEVMSAFSTSGLTTGLTAELTTAGQLVLSAMMFIGRVGTVAVASALALNTRHRLYRYPEERPIVG